The Humulus lupulus chromosome 4, drHumLupu1.1, whole genome shotgun sequence genome has a window encoding:
- the LOC133832036 gene encoding putative 3,4-dihydroxy-2-butanone kinase, whose translation MGRLGGLGDSCSKGLYLVVGAAVAAGLSLALVAVEAKRASEMVGTMGVALSVCTLPGLVTSDCLGPGKMELGLGIHGEPGAAVADLQPVDVVVSHVLNQILSSETNYVPITRGNIVVLMINGLGATPVMELMIAFGKAVPKLQLERGLAVDRVYTGSFMTSLDMAGFSISIMKADQAILQLLDAPTKAPAWPVGVDGSHPPPKIPVPVPPSRSTKSDEVCSFNNNNNNKQVVQ comes from the exons ATGGGTAGACTAGGTGGGTTGGGTGATTCCTGCTCAAAAGGCCTATATTTG GTTGTTGGGGCTGCAGTTGCTGCTGGGCTTTCACTTGCTCTTGTTGCTGTAGAGGCCAAACGAGCATCTGAAATGGTTGGAACAATGGGTGTTGCACTATCTGTTTGTACACTGCCTGGACTAGTTACATCAGATTGTTTGGGCCCAGGAAAGATGGAACTGGGTCTTGGAATT CATGGAGAACCTGGTGCTGCTGTGGCTGACCTTCAACCAGTTGATGTAGTTGTTTCTCATGTTTTGAATCAGATACTATCATCG GAGACCAACTATGTTCCGATTACAAGAGGAAACATAGTTGTCCTAATGATTAACGG TTTAGGTGCCACTCCTGTGATGGAACTGATGATTGCTTTTGGAAAAGCAGTACCAAAGTTGCAACTGGAGCGTGGACTGGCGGTTGATAGAGTGTATACAGGATCATTTATGACTTCTCTTGATATGGCAG GTTTCTCGATTTCCATCATGAAAGCGGATCAAGCTATTTTGCAACTTTTGGATGCTCCAACTAAAGCTCCAGCTTGGCCTGTTGGTGTTGATG GTAGTCATCCACCACCCAAGATTCCTGTTCCAGTCCCTCCATCTCGTTCTACAAAGAGTGATGAGGTATGTTCattcaacaacaataataataataaacaggtGGTACAATAA